The Drosophila biarmipes strain raj3 chromosome X, RU_DBia_V1.1, whole genome shotgun sequence genome includes the window GCCGGAATCGCTGTCACTGTCACTGCCGCTTTCGCTGAACGTGGCATCCGCGTCCTCGTCGTCAGAAGCATCTGTGCCGCTATCAGAATCAATAAGCTTCCGCCAGCGATCTTCGTCGACGTGATTTGTGCGTGGCCTCGTCACTGGTTTCTGGTTACGCGGACGTCTTTCCGTTTGGACAGCTCGCACAGGAGGCAGGCGAGTTGAGTTCAAAGGAGTTTGAGTTGCGCGCAGGGGTCGGGTAACTGAGGATAAAATACAGTGTTACTTGATGTTCTGCAAAAAGCAAATCTAATTTAGTACATATGCTAAAGTTCCCAAGGACACTTTCGTCCGGCCTAACGGGCGGAGGACGTGACTTCTTCTTTTTGGCAGTGGTAGCCGCTGTTGCTGGAGTATTCCTGGGCCTTAGCGGAGCTGTTTTCCCGCCACTGCCACTGGAGCGCTTTAGAGTGCGGATCACGTCTGGTGTTTGCCAGGACTTTCCATACAATTGATTCAGCAGCTTCTCTGCATGGGTGAGAAACTGCTCATCCTCAGAGGCATCGCCCGTGGACAACATGGATTTTTGGTGAACGGAATTCTGAGGCTCCCGTTGCTGGCGATGCTGTTCCTGGTGCTGCACCTCTTCGGAACTGGGCAGAGACTTTGTGGCCCTGGGCGATGGGTACTGATCGCCTTCATCCTCCGCTGAGCTCGAGCCCATGGTGGGAATGCTAATCTTGATGTTGATCTTGGCTGATATATTAATACTGCTCACTTGAACGGATCCAAGTTCGTCCTCGCCCGATGTTGAGGAACCGGAACTGGGTTTCTGCGGCGTGGGCTCGCCTTCGCTGCTGGTCTCTGGTATTTCAATGGATTCCTCTGGAACGGGCTGCTCCTCGTGGAGCGTTGAATTATGGCTACCAGAGCTGTCGGAACACAGGGTGTTTAGCTCGGTTTCGTTGTCCGCCAGTCGCTTACTGCTATCCCTGGGCTCCAGATCCCCTGATCCCAGGGTATTTGCGTCCGTTTCGTCGTCCGCCAGACGCTTGCTGCTGTCCAAGCGCGTCATATCCGCCGAGCAGATGGTGTCCACCTGCGTCTCGTTGTCCGCCAGTCGTTTGCTGCTGTCAATCGGCCTGGAAACCGGTGGCTGCCAGTCCTCGTCGGGCGGTGACATAGATTCAGTATCGGCCTCGGCTATCCGGGATTGCCGCTTGGCGGACGAGAGGGGGGATGGTGTCAGGGGGCCATTCCTCTCCATCTCGCGCCGCTCCATCGACACATCCCGCaggaaggcctcgatgcgctGCACTTTCACGGTGGAGAGCATGGGTGGTGGGATGACCTCCTGATCGGGATCGGTTGCTGGGGTTCTATCACTTACTGCCATGCTGTCGGGGGGCAACGGCTCAGCTTCGTCATCGCTGGAATCGGAAATAGTGATACAGGAAGCGGATTCGTTCTCTTCCGTGGTGGAGGATATGCAAATGGAGATCTCTTGCTTGGGCGGCTGCTCTGGCTCCTGCACTGTCAAGTTGCTGATGCCGGTGGACAGGTGCTCCACATCGCCCACATCCTGGCTGCAGCTCAGCTGCAGGGCGTCCATGTAATCGGAGCCATCGAGATCGTGATGCGTGTCCTCCACGTTTTCTCCGCCGAGCGGAGCACCCAAGTTTCCGCGCATGGATTCTGCCGTCTGTTGATCCTTCTCCCGAGGATTTATCTTCGCTGGCTGTTCCT containing:
- the LOC108023655 gene encoding germ cell nuclear acidic protein isoform X1, with translation MADHKYRLFNAVDPSKVKVPFNQKFANLTLSSHKKRQQVSLVPKEQPAKINPREKDQQTAESMRGNLGAPLGGENVEDTHHDLDGSDYMDALQLSCSQDVGDVEHLSTGISNLTVQEPEQPPKQEISICISSTTEENESASCITISDSSDDEAEPLPPDSMAVSDRTPATDPDQEVIPPPMLSTVKVQRIEAFLRDVSMERREMERNGPLTPSPLSSAKRQSRIAEADTESMSPPDEDWQPPVSRPIDSSKRLADNETQVDTICSADMTRLDSSKRLADDETDANTLGSGDLEPRDSSKRLADNETELNTLCSDSSGSHNSTLHEEQPVPEESIEIPETSSEGEPTPQKPSSGSSTSGEDELGSVQVSSINISAKINIKISIPTMGSSSAEDEGDQYPSPRATKSLPSSEEVQHQEQHRQQREPQNSVHQKSMLSTGDASEDEQFLTHAEKLLNQLYGKSWQTPDVIRTLKRSSGSGGKTAPLRPRNTPATAATTAKKKKSRPPPVRPDESVLGNFSIFTRPLRATQTPLNSTRLPPVRAVQTERRPRNQKPVTRPRTNHVDEDRWRKLIDSDSGTDASDDEDADATFSESGSDSDSDSGKQGGDLTYLDLTKDEVEVISNPDEDSESPKIHRRLDDILRSCRASVKAKLPATPPPQATTRRQLFTPNAGFEDEIEARAIVDKALDLDMLDEVENDYLPGTPVHKRVQEVKKKLGIGQQVQTTPQQSPILKLLIPQTAPPKAFAPPKPTAPPKSTARKPKKQKELPPIQTSGKLSFLKSLEGQVSRDRADNEAFFYRENFAKNKDQLAEHLYKMFNAQVFNNELDVPITWSKLLRNTAGRCMNKRKLNQRSSVVELSVKVLTTADRLRCTLIHELCHAAAWVFNGEGGHGRVWKMWAQRANDKFPELPQIKVCHSYNIEFKYTYKCLSCDKSSHAHSRSRKVEELRCRICRGPITLFLNKKDKQGNTVSTPAGEAKGFAKFVKDNFQKHKQDNLTAAQVMRILSVEYAKQKGQSAGETAASIASQVETLTLDD
- the LOC108023655 gene encoding germ cell nuclear acidic protein isoform X2, yielding MADHKYRLFNAVDPSKQVSLVPKEQPAKINPREKDQQTAESMRGNLGAPLGGENVEDTHHDLDGSDYMDALQLSCSQDVGDVEHLSTGISNLTVQEPEQPPKQEISICISSTTEENESASCITISDSSDDEAEPLPPDSMAVSDRTPATDPDQEVIPPPMLSTVKVQRIEAFLRDVSMERREMERNGPLTPSPLSSAKRQSRIAEADTESMSPPDEDWQPPVSRPIDSSKRLADNETQVDTICSADMTRLDSSKRLADDETDANTLGSGDLEPRDSSKRLADNETELNTLCSDSSGSHNSTLHEEQPVPEESIEIPETSSEGEPTPQKPSSGSSTSGEDELGSVQVSSINISAKINIKISIPTMGSSSAEDEGDQYPSPRATKSLPSSEEVQHQEQHRQQREPQNSVHQKSMLSTGDASEDEQFLTHAEKLLNQLYGKSWQTPDVIRTLKRSSGSGGKTAPLRPRNTPATAATTAKKKKSRPPPVRPDESVLGNFSIFTRPLRATQTPLNSTRLPPVRAVQTERRPRNQKPVTRPRTNHVDEDRWRKLIDSDSGTDASDDEDADATFSESGSDSDSDSGKQGGDLTYLDLTKDEVEVISNPDEDSESPKIHRRLDDILRSCRASVKAKLPATPPPQATTRRQLFTPNAGFEDEIEARAIVDKALDLDMLDEVENDYLPGTPVHKRVQEVKKKLGIGQQVQTTPQQSPILKLLIPQTAPPKAFAPPKPTAPPKSTARKPKKQKELPPIQTSGKLSFLKSLEGQVSRDRADNEAFFYRENFAKNKDQLAEHLYKMFNAQVFNNELDVPITWSKLLRNTAGRCMNKRKLNQRSSVVELSVKVLTTADRLRCTLIHELCHAAAWVFNGEGGHGRVWKMWAQRANDKFPELPQIKVCHSYNIEFKYTYKCLSCDKSSHAHSRSRKVEELRCRICRGPITLFLNKKDKQGNTVSTPAGEAKGFAKFVKDNFQKHKQDNLTAAQVMRILSVEYAKQKGQSAGETAASIASQVETLTLDD